tgtttgtttgccttctTCCCTTTTAAGAAAGCCAAGCTACATAAAGttgtaataaattaaattggaTGCCAGAAAACTGTTGTCTTTCCCCTCCCCAGTGCTCGCAGGACATTTCTTTGCCTGATGCATCACACACAGATTTGTCCCTATTCATCCTTTGTCCATGGCCGACAGGCAGTAACGGGAGCTGAGCTTTTCATTGTTACTGGCCTTGGTTATGTGGGCAGGGAGGAATTggtgtttttcctcctttgcctGGCTATATCCCTGCTACACACATGGGTCCTTGTGAATCTGTTGGGAAGTGCAGGGAGGTacaggctctgtgtgtgacCAGAGtttggctgagctgctcctctcacatGGCTGTGGAGAGAGTTCCTGCACCTTCTCCCAAGGTGGGAAGGGCTGCCAGAGGGAGTGTGACAGCAGAGCTTGGTGTTTTGGCATCACAGAGAggcaaataataataaaaaaaaaaacaaaaaaaaccccaaaaaaacccacactacATTCAATTAAAATTGCAACGTTGAAGGAGAGGCTCTTTGCTGGCCCTAACatcctgcatccagctggctgtgttttccctttggACTCCCCAAAGGGAGGCAGAACCACTGGGCTTCTtccccttctgttttcttctacCCCCTGCCACGAGTTTCAGACTGACACGTTGAGGGGCTTGCCAGTGCTGAGGAGCACCCGCAAAGTCTATGGGGGCAGGAGGCAGTGAgtgcagggggctgcaggggaggggaaggagcacaGGCATGATGGAGGGTGGGATGTAGGCTGAAGAACATGGGAAAAGTAGCAAAATTACTGTCCTGTTCGGTGCCTCTGGGATGAGCTGGAGGTGGCTCAGGTGCTGCCATGGGGGGGAATGCTGAGTAGCAGGGTGGGGCACAAGGGTGCTCCCTGCCAGGTGCTGCCCAAAGAGGGCTGGGGGTGACAGAggtgcccagagcccagcagtgcctggggccaCCCTCGCGTTCAAGGGCTGGAGGGGAACAAACTCGGAtctgtgtgtgacaccttccactcgagcaggctgctgctccaggcctcATCTaccctggccttgaacactcccacAGCTGAGCCGTCCACAacttctctgcccagcctgttcCAACGCCTCATCATCCTCATGGCGAAGAATTTCTTCTAgtatttttagtataaaaaCCTGTACAATGGTACAATATAAACAATGATATTTAATATAAAGAACATCCTTAGTGTAAAAATGTATGACCGTATCTGTGTATAACTGTAGCTACTTATACACGTGTAtacagctccagctgtccctAATTAGGGATGTGATTTATCAGCCCGTAGCTGAAGGCAGCGCGAACTTTTTGCTTGGAAAGCTCCATTCCAGGGCCTCGGCGGCTGGAAGCGGCCGCAGCCCGGCTGGGCCCGGCCGGGCCCTGAGGGTAAGGCGGGCGGGGCGTGGCGTCGCCTGGCGGCGGCTGCGGCGCCGCGCGGCTCCTGCCCCCTGTGCTGCCCGAGGGGGTCGGGCTCGGCCGTGTGGGGTGTCCGGGAGGAACGGGGTGTCCATCGGGAACAGGGTGTCCCTCAGGGACAGGGCGGCTGTGCCAGCTCCACGTGCTGCAAGATGGCTGCGGGATGCATTGTTAGCGCAGCCCTAGCAACCCGCGGTCCCCAGTGCAGGGGCAAAGCAAAGGGGATGATTTCCCCTCCCGCCCCGCTCCGGGCTCACGGGTGATGCTGGCAGGTGAATGGAGGGGAGGAGGTGCACAAGAGGAAGGAGATCGGGGGGAGTGGGAGAATGAAGGGTGATGGCTCCTGGGCGGTGGGACAGGGTCAGATCCAGCACCGGGGAGGGCAGCGGGGTGAGCCACCAAGAGCTACCACAGAGCGTTGGAGGACCAaggcctggctgggctgagcagctccagggatgtTCCTGCCGCTGGGACATTGGGGCAAATCTTCCAGCAACCCCAAGAGGTCTGGGACTCAAACAGTTTGTCTGCTCCCAAGCTGTGGAGCTCAGTTTGAGATAGCATTTAGGGGCTTAACATCACTGATTGCTAGGTACTTTGCCCTGGTAAACTGGTTGAATGTGTGTGCTGTGCCCCACTGCCACATCCATGCAaagaaaattctaaaaaaaaaaaaaagagaaaaaaaaaagaaaaaaattgtagcTCTGGTTGCAGGAAGCTGTAAAGTTAAGCTTGCACTCAAGTAGCAGATTGTTCTAGTATCAAAAGCTCCCCTAAAGCATCGACACCATTTTACCCCATGCCCTGTACCTCCCTGAGCACCCTTGTGGAGCTGGCTGAGCACCCCAAGGGACCCAACACAGGCGGCTGTGGGATGCTTGGGACTGGATCAGCAGCTCACTGGCAGGCCCTGTACACAGATGCTCCATGAGGGTCAGGCACGAGCTAACTGAATGCATaactttattaaataaatgctttgtCATGAGAAAAGACAAAGATCAAAGAGTAACATAAATTATAAGTTGAATAAATAGTATACAGCAATCttcactttttaataaaatgtgagattttttttttaagtacaaaaTGCTAAACAGAGCATTAAGCTCTTCTTCCATTGTCAGTTTTtcacaaactgcttttttttttcccaccagtAAGATTATGAGTATTTCTtgtttactggaaaaaaaaacaaacaaaacaacaaaaccaaaacgAAACAACAGAGCTACCGTATGTATGTAAAGCTATAAAAAGCTACCGTAAAATGTGTAGTGAGTATTGCTTAAAGATAAAAACCAGGCAGGAAACTCGGAATCTGGTGTGTTTTAACAACTGTGTTACAACGGTGGGTAACGTGCGTGGTGACGTCTGTCCCGGTGGCAGTGGCGGtggctggtggggctggggagggggccacagcaggcagggctcctAGCCAGGGCCAGGACAGCGGTCTGGAAGCGAGGTGAACTGACAGTTCTTTAAATATACAATGCTccatttgggggaaaaaaaaatcaacaatgacaacaaaacaaaacaaaaaaaaaagaaaactaaaccaaCAGCAAAGAATTTTCATGGGGAAGGCggagaaaaggggaaggggggagACAGCGGAGAAATAGTGCAAAATGCTCTTGTACTAGTGGTTTTCGAAGTCCACTGCAGTACAGACAAGGGGTAGCCCAGCCACTGAGCGCCGCTCCCTGGGCAGATGTGGTGGAAGGGCTGTCCTGAGCCATCCTtgtcctctccttcccagctcgCATCCTAGATACCAACATGGGCTCAGCACAAATATCGTAGCCAGAGACCCCTGAGACCTCATGACCCACCGATGCACAAATTGCTAGCATCTCCTGGTGCCTCAACCCTCCCCAGCTTCCAAATCTGCCCCTTCTGGTTCTCTCATCCTAAATGCAgaggggtgctgctgggtgctgaggATGGGAGCACCTCATCACTGCCACCCCAGAGGGTGACCAAGCCCTCCTGAAGTCACTCTCAATCCCAGCCCAACCCAGGCTCTAACCCCGGTCCTAAATATTAGTGCAGCCTGTAAACAGCCTCGTCCTGCTGGGGATCCTTAAGGGAGTGAGCAGCTGGGGGGGGTCACCTGGTGCCCCATCCTGGGAGCCGAGGTGATCTGGGGGGTGAGGGTGGTGCACCCCAAATGTCCATCATCCTTTCCCTCAGGTTCATGGGGACAGGACGGGCAGTGCCATCCCAGCATGGGGTGTGcacaggtgagggaggcagtgTGGGATGGATTTTGGTACTCTGGGCTCCCAGGGCCACATAGACTTGCTTGGTAGTGAGAGGACGGAGCATCGccctgtgtcccttcccagtATCTGTGGTGACCTCATTGTAACACCACCGTGGGGCCCTGTGAGCTAACCCTCACCCTGCAAAAGCATCCTCGCCAAAAGGCAAGGTCCATGGGGGTCTGATgcccttcccatcccatcctgggGGCACGTCTCCTTTCTCTGCAGCCAAAGGCTTTCAAGTTTTgggaaattaaacaaaaaataaaaccaaacaaacaaacaaacaacaacaacaaaaaaaaaaagcaagaaagaggaagagagaaggaaggaagggtcCTGGGAAAGGTGGTACTGGCCTATGACAGTCAGGAGGTTTTGCACAGGGATCAGCAAGTGGACAGTGTCAACAATGGTGTCCAGTGGCCCTTGGGGTTAGAACaagctcctcctcctcctgctgtctTCACCCCATTCTTCACTCCACTTGCACCCCAGCATTAATCCACCACTCTGGTTAAACCAATCCTGCTCcatcagccctgcagagcctggaggggTCCCTCTCTCAGCCCCCACCTTGCTCCCCTCCAACAACACGGAATTACCCCACTCCAACAGGCTTTTTTCAGGGGCACATCTACACTGGTAGCACACTTCCTTCTTTTCAACATGGGAAGGTGCTTTGTCCCCAGGACAAAATGTGTTCTGCTGGGTCTCCGTGGAAGTCCATAGGCAAAACTCGCCCCCACTGTCACTTGGAGGGAAATAACCACAGGTGTCCAGTCCTGCCCTCCATCAGGGTAACGTTTTGGTGGGGAGCCCACGGGATGCTTAGGGGAATAATGTCATCTCAGGAGAGGCTATGAGGGCTCCCAACCCGTGATAGCAAGAAGCCTTCACCAGAACCCCTTTGTCCCATCCCCATTGGTGGGGCCCCAGTGGTGCTGTGGACCTCCATTTTTCTCTGCCCAGGTCCAGGAAGCTGAAAGGGATATGGGGGTTCAGGAACCTTCCACCTGAGATCAGCTGTGTCCTTTGGCCAGTGCTGGCTGCCACCTCCAGCCGTGGTAGTAGGATGTGGTTCCCAGCGGGTGTGTTTCCCCACCACAGCACCCAGACCCCACGGCTCcgtttcctttctttccttccattcGCTGCAGGATCTCCTCCAAGCACCAACATCGTGGAGACCCTTGTCAGGGATAAGCAAGAGGCGAGAGTCCcaaaatcaaatgcaaatgttaaaaacaacaaatgaaTTAGGAAGGCAGCCGAGGGCTGTCCCAGCATGCCCAAGGCAGTGGGTCTCCACGGTGCAGTGGCTGCTGTCACTCAACAAGAAGCTGGGCCCCAGGTTAAAGGCAAGGGCCCATCACAGGATCTTACTGCAGGGTCCTGGGAATCAGCTGTGGCAACATGAGCAGTATCCTCAATGCAAAAGGATGGCGTTTTCCTACCCACGGGAAAGCTATAAACCAGccttaacaaaaaaaccaagatgAAGAAAAgtggaggtttggggttttttccccctggagcAAACCACATTTTCGGctgtgtaaaaaaaagaaaaaaaaaaaaaaaaaaaaaaaaaatctccatagTTGGTCGTCTTCGTGGTGGCAAAAGGTGGTGAAGAGGTTTGGCCCTGattcccctgtccccatgtAGGGATACTTCAGTCTGAGCAATGATGCAGTTCTCAGTGTTGATGAGGCCCTGATTCCACAGGCACCGATGCTCCTCCATAACTCTGCTTCTGTGCTTAATCCAGCAGGTCATTATTTGTTTTTGGGAGGGGCAGCATATCCCCCAATTGCGTATTACATTGAAACCTCCAGATTTCAAGGTGAAGCGTTGCAAGGAGGGAAAGCCACATCAGTGCACACACAAGAGCACGCAGGTGATGAACACTTTCCCACTTGGATGGACAAAGGTCAGTCCTGCTTGTCCAAGGAAATTTCTGACCTTCCAATCAAGATGAACTGGACAGGGGAGACTGTATTTCCTTTTGtgatagttttttttttttttttttttaagtccacAGATACTTTCTGGGGGTATTTGTGCTGTTGCAGGATCTGTGTTTCCCTCCCCAGCTTATCTCCAGACACAAAGTGAACAGTCCCATGTCTCCTCCCTTGCTGAAATCTGTCTGGATTGGGGCAGTCATTTGAGACGGAAATCAACTCAAGTGAGTCCCAGCAACATGGGGAGGACACTCTGGAGGACTGCAAGGGGAACGCTGGTGGCCACAAGATTTTCTCTCAAGACCCTTCAGAAATCATCTAgctaacatgaaaaaaatataaaaataaaaatgaacctGCCCAAAACCCGTACTGGAGAATCAGCAACTTGGAGAGCTTCCTACATCAGGGTGACCTCTGCTTGTGGCAGAGGGGTGCAGGCAGCATTGGGGAGAGGTGCAGGATGGCAGAGTGGCCATGGCTGGTTTGTCTCTGGCTCTATCCTTTCCTTGCTGAGTCCTTGTTGTCAAAAGGCTGTTGTAGATTCCGAGTCCTCAGTTTCTtcagggtttatttttctctcttctcttttttccttttctcttctttcttttatcttcttttctcttttcttctcttttttaattttcttttttcttttctcttttttctttcttttctctctttttacatttcctttccttacttctctcctttctttctttttttctctctttccctttctgtttttttcatttttcttcctctgtcttttttcttttcctttcttttttcgTCTTACATGAGATGAAAGGAATCGGAGTCCCGGGGCGTGGGGAGGTGCGGAGGGGAGGGTGGAAGGGAGTCTGGATAGATAGTgatggggcagagggaggggatGTGGCTTCACTCCACATTGCTGCTGTCGAACGCGTGGCACTGCAGGTCTCCGCTCAGGAAGTCAGTCCCCGGCAGCTTCATGCCATACTTGTCCACACACCAACACAACCCACGCTTCCGGCCCCGGGAGGGCTTGCACTGGGGAGACACCCAAGGGCAGAGATCAGAAGCTAGCCACCAGACGCTGTGTGGCTCCCTCCCTGGGGATCAGGCCTCGGCCCTTTCACACCTGCGATGCAATCCCCATGGTAGGATctggctcctgctctctgctttcagcacatccctgtctctgctgctACCCCAGCCTCAGGTTCTCTgacttttccccctccctcacCAGCTCCTTCAGGATGCTTGCTTCAGGCCAGATGGTACTTGGAGCCATCAGCAAGGCCACCCACCACCAAATGTGTCTGGAGATGCTTGCAGCAACACCCAGACCAAACCAGCAAAGGAAAAACCTCCATCCTTCCCAcccagggcagtggcagagaaAAGTCTTCCTGGGTGGGGAACATCTTACCTGCTTCCTCTTGTAGAAGCCCTTGCGGTCACAGTTGGGGAGGTGGACAGCACGGGGGACCATCCGCTGGCTActcttcagctcctgcagggacgCCTCCATGTGCCTGCGGCACGGGCCCTGCACGCAGGGAGATCAAATGTGAGAAGGGGAGCACCTCACTGAACCTTCCAGCTGCAAAAGCCCCCAGGTCCTCCCCACTAGTACCCATTTCCCAGGGGTAAAAGCCCTCCGCAGTCACCTTCCCACGGGAGCCTCGTGGAGGGAAGGTGAAGGCACCCACCAGCTCAAACTCCTGCCGGAGCTCGGGGATGACAACACGAGGGTGAGCCGTGTTCTCAGCCATGCCCACGAACTTTGCCAGGGTCAGCTTCTTCCGGCGGTCCTTCTTCAGGGCTTCAGCCTTGAGCTCAGAGAGGCGCCCGTGCTTGGGCCGGTAGGCCTTGGGCGGGTAGGTCTCCTCTGTCATCTCCGATGTGGTCGGCTCCTCATGCTCCCGGGACTCCCGTTCTGCAAGGGATGGGGTACCAAAACTGTCATGTCTCCGTGAGATGAGTGGGGCTTGCTTTTGCACAGAGACCCTCCTGCCCAACCCCAGAGGAGATCTTTGGACCTGGCAGGATGAAAACAAATAACCGAAGGaatccctttcccagctgccgCCTACAGCCCTGGCTTTATCCCACTGTGTGGGCCTTCCCAAGGTTTTTGTGTGACCTCTGAGCTTGGGACAGGAAGGTGTCTAGAGAGCATGGAGGAGTCAGAGAGCGAGGATGCATTTCTACATACAAGGGCCATCATTGTTTTTGTGGAAAAAGACCAGTATGAGGGTCATCCTACCTCCAGGGTCAGGTGACACATAAATGAGGCAGAGAAGCCCCTGTTTATCCATGCTGAGAGGATTAAGTGACAAGTTCATACTTCACCCTGCCTTAAGAAGGCAAGAGCAACAAGCCAGGAATGCTTGAAGATGATACAATTCCAAAGCCAAGGTCaatcacacagcacagccaccatGTGGCTGGGCAGACATTTCAGCAGTGATACCAAAGATGTGGCTGACAAGTGCTGGGATCTCCAGGGTCCTCAGCTTGCAGCTCCACTCATGGGATCAAACCAGCTCCCATCTACTGGCACACACCCAGCAGCCAGCAAAGCCAAGGGTAACACTGCCAAGTAATGCTGCCTGACTGCCACCAATAGCAATCAGGCAGCATTACTTCTACATCAATGCTGTCAGACTGATGGTACTGACAGCAAA
This genomic interval from Motacilla alba alba isolate MOTALB_02 chromosome 7, Motacilla_alba_V1.0_pri, whole genome shotgun sequence contains the following:
- the IGFBP5 gene encoding insulin-like growth factor-binding protein 5 encodes the protein MLLRLLVLLGACPGLSRCLGSFVQCEPCDAKALSLCPPSPLGCELVKEPGCGCCLTCALPAGQPCGVYTERCARGLRCLPRQGEEKPLHALLHGTAVCLSEKSYREQAKAERESREHEEPTTSEMTEETYPPKAYRPKHGRLSELKAEALKKDRRKKLTLAKFVGMAENTAHPRVVIPELRQEFELGPCRRHMEASLQELKSSQRMVPRAVHLPNCDRKGFYKRKQCKPSRGRKRGLCWCVDKYGMKLPGTDFLSGDLQCHAFDSSNVE